The DNA sequence CAATACCTCTCTGGTTACAGTAGAAAATCTGATCTTCCCCGATTTTTGAAGTCGTTGCCTCGTGCTCTAACTGTGCAGTAGGATCTTTGATTTCAATATAAGGGAAAGTGTGTGCACCACATTCATTACCCATCAATAAAGAGTCACATTGTGAGAAGTTTCTTGCTCCTTTTGCTGAAGGCATTACTTTCACCTGTCCTCTGTATGAGTTTTGAGATTTTCCTGCAGAAATACCTTTAGAAATGATCGTTGACTTGGTATTTTTTCCAATATGGATCATTTTTGTTCCTGTATCTGCATACTGGTGGTTATTCGTTACAGCGATAGAGTAGAACTCTCCGATAGAATTGTCTCCTTTAAGGATACAAGACGGATATTTCCATGTTACTGCCGAACCTGTTTCCACCTGTGTCCATGAGATTTTTGCATTTCTTTCGCAAAGTCCTCTTTTCGTTACAAAGTTGAATACCCCTCCTTTACCTTCTTCATTACCTGGATACCAGTTCTGAACGGTAGAATATTTGATCTCAGCTCCGTCTAAAGCGATAAGTTCCACTACCGCTGCGTGAAGCTGGTTTTCATCTCTTGACGGTGCTGTACAGCCCTCAAGATAAGAAACGTAACTTCCCTCATCAGCTACAAGAAGCGTTCTTTCAAACTGTCCTGTTCCTGCCTGGTTGATACGGAAATAAGTGGAAAGCTCCATTGGGCATTTTACCCCTTTGGGAATATAACAGAAACTTCCGTCAGAGAATACTGCGGAATTCAATGCTGCATAAAAGTTATCTCCTCTCGGAACTACTTTTCCAAGATATTTTCTTACTAAATCAGGGTGGTTTTTAATGGCCTCAGAAATTGAACAGAAAATAATTCCTTTCTCTGCCAACGTATCCTGGAAAGTAGTTTTCACAGAAATTGAGTCCATTACGATATCTACAGCAACTCCTGAAAGTCTTTTCTGCTCTTCGATATTGATTCCTAATTTTGCAAATGTTTTCAGCAATTCAGGATCTACCTCGTCAAGACTAGCCAGTTCCGGTTTTACTTTAGGAGCAGCATAGTAACGGATTGCTTGAAAATCCGGTTTTTCATATTTGATATTCGCCCAGTTAGGCTCTACCATTTTCAACCAGATTTTGAAAGATTCCAAACGCCATTCAGTCATCCATTCCGGCTCTTCTTTTTTAGCAGAGATGGCACGGATGATATCCTCATTTAAACCGATCGGGAAATCTTCATAATCAATTTTGGTTTCCCAACCGAATTCATATTTTTTATTTTCTAGATCGACTCTTAAATCGTCTTCTGTATATTTACTCATTACTTTTTTTTAGATTTCAGATTTTAGATTTCAAAATTCAGAATGATTCTGAGATCTGAACTCTAGGATCTAAGGCCTTTTCTTAAAGACTAAATGATTCTCCACATCCACATGTTCTGGATGCATTCGG is a window from the Chryseobacterium indologenes genome containing:
- the sufB gene encoding Fe-S cluster assembly protein SufB produces the protein MSKYTEDDLRVDLENKKYEFGWETKIDYEDFPIGLNEDIIRAISAKKEEPEWMTEWRLESFKIWLKMVEPNWANIKYEKPDFQAIRYYAAPKVKPELASLDEVDPELLKTFAKLGINIEEQKRLSGVAVDIVMDSISVKTTFQDTLAEKGIIFCSISEAIKNHPDLVRKYLGKVVPRGDNFYAALNSAVFSDGSFCYIPKGVKCPMELSTYFRINQAGTGQFERTLLVADEGSYVSYLEGCTAPSRDENQLHAAVVELIALDGAEIKYSTVQNWYPGNEEGKGGVFNFVTKRGLCERNAKISWTQVETGSAVTWKYPSCILKGDNSIGEFYSIAVTNNHQYADTGTKMIHIGKNTKSTIISKGISAGKSQNSYRGQVKVMPSAKGARNFSQCDSLLMGNECGAHTFPYIEIKDPTAQLEHEATTSKIGEDQIFYCNQRGIDTERAIALIVNGFSKEVLNKLPMEFAIEAQKLLEISLEGSVG